A DNA window from Ostrea edulis chromosome 5, xbOstEdul1.1, whole genome shotgun sequence contains the following coding sequences:
- the LOC125652886 gene encoding spidroin-1-like: protein MLRLLALASIIACTVADYYPKSYGLMMGGLGGGSIVSGGMIGGGMIGGGMIGGGFGGGSAAAASAAAAGGAAAAAAAAAAGRGAAAAAAASAASGGVGGFGGWAPTYYLRPSYSYPVYGLMGGGLGGLGGGSAAAAAAAAASSGLGGFGGGSAAAAAAAAAAGQGAAAAAAAAAASSGLGGFGGLGGGSAAAAAAAAASSGLGGFGGFGGGSAAAASAAAAGGAAAAAAAAAAGQGAAAAAAAASSGGVGGIGGWAPTYYVQPSYMIGGFRSKKVY from the exons ATGCTGAGACTTCTAGCCCTCGCTTCCATCATTGCCTGCACTGTTGCAGACTACTACCCAAAGTCTTATGGACTTATGATGGGTGGTCTTGGGGGTGGATCTATTGTTAGCGGAGGAATGATTGGTGGAGGAATGATTGGCGGAGGAATGATTGGCGGAGGTTTTGGTGGTGGTTCAGCTGCCGCTGCTTCCGCTGCTGCTGCAGGAGGTGCTGCTGCCGCTGCCGCCGCCGCTGCCGCTGGACGAGGTGCCGCCGCTGCTGCTGCCGCCTCTGCTGCCTCTGGTGGTGTTGGAGGATTCGGTGGATGGGCTCCTACATATTATCTCCGACCCTCATATAGCTACCCAGTTTATGGATTGATGGGAGGTGGTCTTGGTGGACTTGGAGGTGGATCAGCCGCTGCTGCTGCCGCTGCTGCCGCTTCTTCTGGTCTTGGTGGTTTCGGTGGTGGATCAGCCGCTGCCGCCGCTGCTGCTGCCGCTGCTGGACAAGGTGCTGCCGCTGCTGCTGCCGCCGCTGCTGCTTCCTCTGGTCTTGGTGGTTTTGGTGGTCTTGGAGGTGGATCTGCCGCTGCCGCTGCAGCCGCCGCTGCTTCCTCTGGTCTTGGTGGGTTTGGTGGTTTTGGTGGTGGTTCAGCTGCCGCCGCTTCCGCTGCTGCTGCTGGAGGTGCTGCTGCCGCTGCTGCCGCCGCTGCTGCTGGACAAGGTGCTGCTGCCGCCGCTGCTGCCGCTTCCTCCGGTGGTGTAGGAGGAATTGGTGGATGGGCCCCTACATACTACGTACAGCCCTCCTATATGATTGGTGGCTTCAGAAGCAAGAAG gtatactaa